TCCAAGATCAATTTCGTTGGCAACAACGCCTATGGCGATGGCCGTCTGCAGTCGGTCATTCAGACGAAGCAGTCCGGCATGCTGTCGTTCCTGACGCGTAAGGACGTCTACAACGAGGACAAGCTGCGCGCTGACGAAGAAGCGCTGCGCCAGTTCTACTACAATCACGGCTATGCAGACTTCCGCGTCGTCTCTTCCGACGTTTCGCTGAACGAGGCTGGCAACGAATACACCATCACGATCACCGTTGATGAAGGCGAACGCTACAAGTTCGGCGACGTGAAGGTTGAATCGACGGTCGAAGGTGTGGATGGTGCCGAGCTGCAGGGTCTTCTCGAGACCCATGCCGGCAGCACCTACAGCGCCAAGGATGTTCAGAAGTCCATGGAAGCGATCTCCCAGCGCGTTGCAGCCAAGGGATATCCCTTTGCTCGCGTTGTTCCGCGCGGCGATCGCAACTTCGGCAACAACACCATTGGCGTGACCTATCTCGTCGACCAGGGCGAGCGCGCCTATGTCGAGCGCATCGAAATCCGCGGTAACACCCGTACGCGTGACTATGTCATTCGTCGCGAGTTCGATCTGTCCGAAGGTGATGCCTTCAATCAGGAAACCATTACGCGTGCGAAGCGTCGCCTTGAAGCTCTCGGTTACTTTACGAGCGTGAACATCTCGACGCAGCAGGGTACTGCGCCGGATCGCGTCGTTCTCGTTGTTGATGTTGAAGATCAGCCGACCGGCTCGTTCGGTATCGGTGCTGGCTATTCGGTCGGTGGCGATGGCCTCGTTCTGGAAGCTTCGGTCGAAGAAAAGAACTTCCTCGGTCGCGGTCAGTTCATTCGTCTTGCCGTCGGTGGCGGTTTCGAAGACAGCCGTACCTACAACTTCTCCTTCACCGAGCCGTATTTCCTCGGCTACCGTCTTGCCGCAGGCTTCGACCTGTTCAAGAGCCAGACGAGCAGCAATTCGGATTACGAATACGAGGAGCAGGGTGTAACCTTCCGCGTCACGGCGCCGATCACCGAAGATCTCGCGACGACCGTTCGCTACACCTACAAGCAGATCAAGTATAACGAAGACGGCGCATTCGGTACCGATGGTATCGCGCGTACCTCGGATGACACGCTTTCCGATCCGTATATCGATCTGATCGAGGAGAGCCCGTGGAAGCAGTCGATCATCGGTCACTCGTTCGTCTACAATACGCTCGATGACCGCACGATGCCGCGCGAAGGTATCTATGCCAGCTTCACGCATGAATATGCGGGTCTCGGCGGCGACTCTGACTACTACAAGGTCTATGGCAAGTTCCGTTACTTCCATCCGCTGTCTGACGAATTCGATATCATCGGTTCGGTCTCGGCCAGCGCCGGTCATGTCATCGCCACCGATGGCAAGCTGAACGTCTTCGATCAGTTCCAGATCGGTGGCAAGGAACTGCGCGGCTTCGATACCCAGGGTATCGGCGCTCGTGCGGGTGACGATGCTCTCGGCGGCACGACCTACTTCACCGCTTCGGCTGAAGCCAGCTTCCCGATGCCGCTCGTTCCGCAGGATCTTAATCTGCGTGGCGCGGTCTTCGCGGATGCTGGTACGCTCTATGGCAACGACGTCAGCACCGGCAACTCCACAGTTGTCGGCACCGACATGTCGCTTCGTGCATCGGTCGGTGCCGGTATCGTCTGGCTGTCGCCCTTCGGTCCTCTGCGCTTCGACTACGCGGTTCCGGTCGCCAAGGAAGACTACGACGAAGTTCAGAACTTCCGCTTCAGCATGGCGAACCAGTTCTAAGGTCCGTGGCCCAAAGGCTGCTGGCAGCGTAACGTTCTGGGGCTTTGGCTGATGGAGCATAACCACTTCTTTCCGCCCCATGAGGGGATCGCGCTTGCGTCGATCGCCGCTCATGTGGGGGCGGAGCTACTTGATCAGGGTGCGGGCGATCGGATGATCCAGTCGGTCGCCCCTGTTAATCGTGCGCGTGCAGGGGACATTTGTTACATTCTGTCCCGCCGCAGCAAGGAAGAGCTGAAGACTTGTGAAGCTTCGGCGATCATCTGCGACAAGGCGCTTCGTTCGCTTATTCCCGATCATATTCCCGTACTTCTGAGTTCGGCTCCGGCTATGGCTTTCGCCATGGCGGGCGGTCTGCTTTTCCCGTCGGGTCTTCGTCCGATTGAGATGGTGAACGAGGCTGAGGCGATTTCGCCAGCGGCCTTCGTTGATCCGTCGGCAAGGCTGGAGCCGGGTGTGCGTATCGAGCCGATGGCCGTGATCGGTGCGGATGTCGAAATCGGCAGTGGCAGTCATATCGGCGCAGGCGCCGTTATCGGTCGTGGCGTGCGCATCGGACGCAATTGCACGATCGCTGCGGGAGCCACGGTGCAGGTGGCGCTGATCGGCAACAATGTCATCATCCACAACGGCGCCCGTATCGGGCAGGACGGCTTCGGCTATGCACCGGGACCGCGCGGCATGATCAAGATCGTGCAGGTCGGCCGCGTTATCATCCAGGACAACGTGGAGATTGGCGCGAACACGACGATTGACCGAGGCACGATGGACGATACGGTCATCGGTGAGGGCACCAAGATCGATAATCTGGTGCAGATCGGGCACAATGTTCGCATCGGTCGCCATTGCGGCATCGTCAGCCAGGTCGGTATCGCCGGCAGCACACGCATTGGCGACGGTGTCATGCTCGGCGGAGCCTGCGGGGTCAATGGGCACATCACCATCGGCGACGGCGCACAGATTGCCGCCATGAGCGGTGTTTTGTCTGATGTGCCACCGGGTGGACGTTATGGCGGGGTGCCGGCGCGCCCGATGAAGGATTACCTTCGAGAAGTTGCCGAAATGCTGAGCCGCACGGATAGCCGCAACAAGGAAAAGGAGGGCAAGAATGACTGAAGGCGTTAAGACGGAACTGGGTTCGGCCGATGTCCTCCAGATCATGAAGTATCTGCCCCACCGCTATCCTTTCCTGCTGGTGGACAAGATCATCGAGATCGACGGCGACAATTCCGCAATCGGCATCAAGAACGTGACGGCCAACGAGCCGCATTTCACTGGTCACTTTCCTGAATCACCGATCATGCCGGGCGTTCTGCTGATCGAGGGCATGGCCCAGACGGCCGGCGCGATTTGCGCACGCAAGGAAGGGCAGGGCGGAAACCTCGTCTATTTCATGACGATCGATAATGCCCGCTTCCGTCGTCCGGTCGTGCCGGGTGATCGCGTCGAATACCATGTGGTGAAGCAGAAGCAGCGCGGCAATATCTGGAAATTCCATTGCGATGCCAAGGTCGATGGCGCATTGGTTGCCGAGGCCGATATCGGCGCCATGATCATGCGCAAGGAAGACAAATGAGCATGATCGCCGCAAGCGCCAGCATTCATCCCCTTGCCGTCGTCGATGATGGAGCCGTGATTGGCGAGAACGTCAAGATCGGCCCTTTTTGCCGTGTCGGTTCTCGGGTGAAGCTTGGCGATAGCAGCGAACTGATCTCGCATGTCTCGGTAACCGGTCTGACGACGATCGGCCGCAATGCGAAGATTTTCCCCTGTGCGGTGATCGGCGGGGATCCGCAGAGCGTTCATCACGCCGGCGAGGAAACGACGCTCACCATCGGCGACAACTGCACGATACGCGAAGGCGTGACGATGAACACCGGCACCGCCGAAGGCGGCGGCAAGACGGTGGTTGGAAACAACAACCTGTTTCTTGCCAACTCCCATGTGGCGCATGATTGCATTCTCGGCGATCACATCATCCTGTCGAACAACGTGATGCTGGCCGGCCATGTGAAGGTCGAGGATCGCGTTATCCTCGGCGGTGGTTCGGCCGTGCATCAGTTTACCCGCATCGGCCGGCAGGCCTTCATCGGTGGTCTCTCGGCGGTCAGCTATGATGTCATCCCCTACGGCATGCTCAACGGTAACCCGGGCATCCTCGGCGGTCTGAACGTTGTCGGCATGACCCGTGCCGGTATCGAGCGGTCGGTGATCCATCAGGTTCGCCGCGCTTTCAAGCAGATCTTCGAAGGCGAGGGCTCCGCCCGCGTCAACGCCGCAGCCATTCGCGAAGAATATCTCGATTGCCCGCAGGTTATCGAGATCCTGGATTTCATCGCTGCCGAAAGCGACAGGGCGCTTTCCTCTCCTCATCGTGGCAAGAGCTGACGTATGGCGCCGGCCAAGGCAGGATCGGGTCGTCTGGCGATCGTCGCCGGAAGCGGCCTTTTGCCGCTTTATGTGGCTGAAGCCGCCCGGCGGTCCGGCGAGAATCCCTTCATTCTGCGCCTGAAGGATGAAGCCGATCAGCAATGGCAGGATTTTGACAATGCCGTGGTGGGTGTCGGCGATGTTGCTGGCTTGTCCACGCTTTTTCGCCGCCACGATATCGGCCGCGTCGTGCTTTCCGGCGGCGTCAAGCGCCGTCCGGGCTTTCGCGAAATTCACGTCAACCTGAAGGCGCTGATGAAGTTGCCGATGGCGCTGAAGACGCTGCTTGCCGGCGGCGATGATGCCGTCCTCAAGATGGTGATTTCGCTTATCGAAGGGCAGGGATGCCATGTCATCGGCGTTCAGGATATAGCGCCCGATCTACTGGCCTCCACCGGTCCGCTTGGGACCGTAACACCGACCGAGGACGATCTGCGTGACATCGCCAAGGGCGCCGAGGCTGCGGAAGCGCTCGGGCGGCTTGATGTCGGGCAGGGCGCGGTCACCGTTGGTGGCCGGATCGTGGCGCTCGAGGGTGTCGAGGGAACCGACGCCATGCTCGCGCGCGTCGCGCGCCTCAGGAGCGAAGGCCGGATCTCCCAGCATCGAAAAGGCGTGCTGGTCAAGCTCTGCAAGCCGCAGCAGGATCTCCGCGCCGACCTGCCGTCGATCGGTCGTTCCACCGTGGAGAATGCGAAGCGGGCGGGGCTTGCCGGCGTCGCTGTCGAAGCCGGAAGGGCGCTGGTGATCGAGCGTGAGGCAACGATTGCCGCTGCCAACGAGGCGGGTCTTTTCGTGATCGGTATTGATCGCGGCTTGCCGGGAGGCGTGATGTGAGTGACCGTCCGCTGAAGATTGCTGTCATCGCCGGTGAAGTCTCTGGTGATCTTCTGGGCGGGGACCTGATCGCAGCGCTGAAACAGCGCCATGGCGGACCGGTCGAACTTGTCGGCGTCGGCGGCGACGCGCTGGAGCGCGAAGGCCTGCGTTCCCTTTTCGATTTTTCCGAACTGTCCGTCATGGGGCTTACCCAGGTGCTTGTGCGCCTGCCGCGCTTCCTCTCGCTGATCCGCCGGACGGCTAAGGCCATCGTCGAGGCTCGTCCGGACGTTCTGCTGATCGTGGACAGTCCCGATTTCACCCATCGCGTTGCGAAGAAGGTTCGCAAGGCTCTGCCTGATCTGCCGGTGGTGAATTACGTTTGTCCCAGCGTCTGGGCATGGAAGGAATATCGCGCCAAGGCGATGCTCGGCTATGTCGATGCGGTGCTGGCCGTCCTGCCCTTCGAGCCGGAGGTAATGCGTCGCCTCGGTGGTCCTGCGACGTATTTCGTTGGCCATCGTCTCACGACCAATACAAGGCTGCTGGAGACGCGCGCGGCGCGCGCTCGAAAGTTGCCGAAACGGGCCGACGAGCAGAAAACGATCATGCTGCTTCCCGGTTCGCGCGGGGCGGAGATCTCGGCGCTTCTGCCGGTCTATGGGCAGGCGATGATCGAGTTTACGGAGAGAAACGGCCCCAGCCGGTTTCTCATGCCAACCGTTCCGCGCCAGGAAGCGCGCGTGCGCCAGATGATCGCCGACTGGGCTCTGAAGCCCGAGGTTCTCATCGGTGAGGATGCGAAATGGCAGGCCTTTGCCGAGGCCGACGCAGCGATTGCTGCTTCCGGCACCGTGATCCTGGAACTGGCGCTGGCGACAGTGCCCGTGGTGTCCACCTACAAGACCGACTGGCTGATGAAGCTCATCAGCCACCGCATCAAGATCTGGACCGGGGCGCTTCCCAACCTGATTGCAGATTATCCGATCGTGCCGGAATATCTGAACGACTATGTGCGGCCGGGTAATCTTCTTCGCATGGCGGAAAGGCTTGCTGCCGACACGCTTGAGCGGCAGGCAATGCTCGCCGGTTTCGATCTCGCATGGCAGCGGCTGGCGACGGAACGTCCCGCCGGCGAAGAGGGTGCGCGGATCGTCCTCGATCTCTTGCGTGGCAAGGGCGTTCTTCCCAAAAACGCCTGAGGCATTCCCGCTCGAAACGGGTGCGGACCTGCCGGCGGCTGCCTTTTCCAAACCGGCAGGTCCTTCCGGATCGATGCCATGCGCGACATCGGTCCGGATTTCTCGAGATGGAGATGCGGATTTACTGCGTCCAGGAGGCGAAGGGATCCGGGAGTTTGCTCCATGCCGATGGCGTGAAATTCTCGGCCGGTACAAGGCAGGCGTCGAGTTCCGCCGTTATCCGCCGCTCATCCATGGGATCGGCACCGATGAACACGATCTCCTGCCGGCGGTCGCCCCATTCCGGGTCGAGATAGGGCGCCATGGCACGCCTGAACCCGGCATCGTCAGGCCAGCGTTCACGAGGCACCGACGCCCACCAGAGGCCCATGCGGCCGGTCCGGACCAGAGCCCCCGCCTGACTGAGTGCACCCACCTGATGCGGCCTCGTCGCCAGCCAGAAGAAACCCTTGGCCCGGATGACGCCGGGCCAGGCACGGTCGATGAAGGCCTGGAATTTCGAGGGGTCGAGCGGCTGGCGCGCCTTGTAGACGAAGGAGCGGATACCATATTCCTCCGTCTCCGGCACATGGTCCTTGAAGCCGTTCAGTTCCTTGAACCAGAGCGGATGGGTTTCCGCCTTGTCGATGTCGAACAGGCCGGTTCCTAGGATATCGCGCGGTGCGACGGCACCGAAATCCGTCTCGATCACGCGCGCGTCCGGGTTGAGGCCGGCGATGATCTTGAGCGCGGCGTCGCGCTGTTCCGGTGTCGCGGTTCCAATCTTGTTGAGCACGACGACATCGGCAAATTCGATTTGCTCGACCAGCAGGTCGACGAGGGCGCGATTGTCGCCATCGCCCGCCGTTTCTCCCCGGTCCGCGAGAAAATCGGAGGAGGAATAGTCGTTCAGCAGGTTTGCAGCATCGACCACGGTCACCATGGTGTCGAGCTGCGCGATATCGGACAGGCTCTGTCCATTGTCATCGCGAAAATCGAAGGTTGTCGCGATGGGAAGCGGCTCGGCAATACCAGTCGCCTCGATCAGCAGATAGTCGAACCGGCCCTGCACTGCGAGATCCCGCACCTCGCGCAGCAGATCGTCGCGAAGCGTGCAACAGATGCAGCCGTTGGTCATCTCGACCAGTTGCTCTTCCGTCCGGGAAAGTGCGGCGTCTCCATCGCGCACCAGTGCCGCATCGATGTTCACTTCACTCATATCGTTGACGATCACCGCAACACGGAGACCGCTTCGGTTGGAAAGAACGTGGTTGAGAAGGGTTGTCTTGCCCGCTCCGAGAAAGCCGGAGAGAACAGTGACAGGCAATTTGTCCATGTGACAAACTCCAAGATGTAATATTATAACAATTGAGGATCGCGAAAAGGCGGACTTCCGTCCGCCTTCCGCAGAGCACCACGCTTAGTGGGACAGGCAGTCTGCCAGAGACTTGGCCATGCCGCGCAGAAGCGTCGAGTAAAGCTCGGGGCCTTCGGTGATGGCGCCGCCCTCCGGATCGAGCGTACCGCTCTTCGCGTCGGTGCCCTCCGTGACGACCTTGATCAGCTTCGGCTCGAACTGAGGCTCTGCGAACACGCAGGCCGCACCGAGTTCCTTGACCTTGGCATGAATCTGGGAGACGCGCTCCGCACCGGGCATGGTTTCAGGGCTGACGGTGATCGAGCCTGCGACGCGAACATGATAGCGATGCTCGAAATACTGATAGGCATCGTGGAAGACGATGAAGGGCTTGTCGGCGACAGGCGCAACGGTTTCGGCGATTTCCTTGTCCATCGCGGTGAGTTCGTCATCCAGTGCCTTGGCATTCGCCTTATAGTGCGCGGCGTTGGCGGGATCGGCCTCGATCAGCGTGGCCTCGATAGCGCCAGCCATCACCTTGGCGTTCATCGGATCGAGCCAGAGATGCATGTCCGTGCCGCCGTGCTCGTCATGATGATGTTCATCGGCGTGCCCGGCTTCCTCACCGTCGGCCTCGGCATGTTCTGCGCCGTGGTCGTCATGATGCTCGCCCTCGGCATGCTCGTCATGCTCATGTTCGCCGTGGTCGTGAGCCTCGAATGCACCACCTTCACGGAAGGGCAGCTTGGTGATGCCGGGAGCATCTTCGAGCTCGACAACCTTGGCCTTGCCGGCGAGTGCATCGAGCGGCTTTTCAAGGAATGCCTCAAGACCGGGGCCGACCCAGAAGACGACATCGGCATGTTCCAGCGCGCGGGCGTTTGAAGGCTTCATGTTATAGGTATGAGGGGATGCTGCGCCCTCGACGATCAGGCTCGGCTCCGCCACGCCCTTCATGATCGCCGCCACGAGCGAGTGGATCGGCTTGATCGACACCACCACCTCAGGCGGCGCAGCGAACGCGAGCGAAGGCATGAAAAGCAGGGCGGCCGTAGTGGTGAAAAGGCCGGCGCGGGACTTGATCATAAGAGGTCTCCATCTTGAATGCGTTATGTAATAATATTACATTCATTGCGTAACGCTATAACGTGTGGCATAGCGTCGTGCAACAACAAATTTTCGGGGTCACGATGTCTCAGCCGGAAACCAGGAACGATCAGCCGTTGGTCATGCTGCAGGAGGCCGGAATCCGCAGAAGCGGGCGCTGGCTCGTTCGCGGCGTCGAATTTTCCGTGCGACCGGGAGAGATCGTCACCCTGATCGGTCCGAATGGTTCAGGAAAGTCGACGAGCGCCAAGATGGCGATCGGCGTGCTGAAGCCGGATGAGGGCAGGGTCGAGCGCAAGCCCGGTCTTCGCGTCGGTTATGTGCCGCAGAAGCTGGCCGTCGACTGGACCATGCCGCTGACGGTCAAACGCCTGATGAGCCTTACCGGACCTTTGCCCGAGAGCGAGATCAAGTCGGCGCTCGAGGCAGTGGGCATCGCCCATCTTGCATCTGCGGAGGTGCAGCACCTCTCGGGCGGAGAATTCCAGCGCGCTTTGCTTGCCCGCGCCATCGCGCGCAAGCCCGATCTGCTGGTGCTGGATGAGCCGGTTCAGGGCGTGGATTTCTCAGGCGAAATCGCGCTCTACGATCTTATCACCTCGATCCGCAATTCCACCGGCTGCGGCATCCTGCTGATTTCCCATGACCTGCATGTCGTCATGGCCGAAACCGACACGGTTATCTGCCTCAACGGCCACGTCTGTTGCCGTGGCACCCCGGCGGCCGTCAGCCAGAGCCCGGAATATATGCGCCTCTTCGGCGCCAATGCAGGCCGCACGCTGGCGGTCTACAGCCACGATCATGACCATACCCACCTTCCCGATGGCCGTGTAATGCATAGCGATGGCAGCGTAACCGAACATTGCCATCCGGGTGACGGCCACCACCATCATGATGAGGATCATCATGAACACGCCCATGAACACGACCATCACGGTCACGACCATGCGCATGGCGGTAGCCATCGCAAAACGACAGGCGGCGAAACCGTTCTGATCTCGGCTGACAAGGGCAGGGAGAGCAATCATGTTTGACGATTTCTTCCTCCGCGCAATGCTGGCGGGTGTCGGACTTGCACTGACGACCGGCCCACTCGGCTGTTTCGTCATCTGGCGGCGCATGGCCTATTTCGGCGACACCATGGCCCATTCGGCGCTTCTCGGCGTTGCGCTCTCGCTGCTTCTGTCGCTCAATCTGATGGTGAGCGTCTTCGTCGTCGCGTCGATGGTATCGCTCCTGCTGCTGCTCCTGCAGCGACGGCAGGCGCTCTCGGCCGATGCGCTGCTCGGCATACTCAGCCACGCGACACTGGCGATCGGCCTCGTAATGGTCGCCTTCATGACCTGGGTGCGTATCGATCTGGTGGCCTTCCTGTTCGGGGATATCCTTGCGGTCGACACTACCGATATCGTGGTGGTCTGGGTCGGCGGCGCCGTGGTGCTCGGCATGATCGCGTGGCTCTGGCGCCCACTATTGGCCGCGACGGTCAACGCGGAACTTGCCGAGGCCGAGGGATTGCAACCCGAGCGGGCGCGTCTGGCCTTCATGCTG
The window above is part of the Rhizobium sp. ACO-34A genome. Proteins encoded here:
- a CDS encoding 4-hydroxytetrahydrobiopterin dehydratase, whose protein sequence is MDKLPVTVLSGFLGAGKTTLLNHVLSNRSGLRVAVIVNDMSEVNIDAALVRDGDAALSRTEEQLVEMTNGCICCTLRDDLLREVRDLAVQGRFDYLLIEATGIAEPLPIATTFDFRDDNGQSLSDIAQLDTMVTVVDAANLLNDYSSSDFLADRGETAGDGDNRALVDLLVEQIEFADVVVLNKIGTATPEQRDAALKIIAGLNPDARVIETDFGAVAPRDILGTGLFDIDKAETHPLWFKELNGFKDHVPETEEYGIRSFVYKARQPLDPSKFQAFIDRAWPGVIRAKGFFWLATRPHQVGALSQAGALVRTGRMGLWWASVPRERWPDDAGFRRAMAPYLDPEWGDRRQEIVFIGADPMDERRITAELDACLVPAENFTPSAWSKLPDPFASWTQ
- a CDS encoding 3-hydroxyacyl-[acyl-carrier-protein] dehydratase FabZ, whose amino-acid sequence is MTEGVKTELGSADVLQIMKYLPHRYPFLLVDKIIEIDGDNSAIGIKNVTANEPHFTGHFPESPIMPGVLLIEGMAQTAGAICARKEGQGGNLVYFMTIDNARFRRPVVPGDRVEYHVVKQKQRGNIWKFHCDAKVDGALVAEADIGAMIMRKEDK
- a CDS encoding outer membrane protein assembly factor BamA — translated: MKAGSRFLNAVSAVALSAGVVSSGAGVAVLASAVAAQAAVIQRIEVKGVQRVSPEAVRSNISIRPGQSFSNTDIDESVKQLYATGFFSDVRISVSGSTLVVSVSEAQLINQVVFNGNRKIKDDKLRGIVQTQPMGPYSEALAAADISRIKEAYAGIGRSDVEVTTQVVPVAEGRVNVAFVVNEGERTKISKINFVGNNAYGDGRLQSVIQTKQSGMLSFLTRKDVYNEDKLRADEEALRQFYYNHGYADFRVVSSDVSLNEAGNEYTITITVDEGERYKFGDVKVESTVEGVDGAELQGLLETHAGSTYSAKDVQKSMEAISQRVAAKGYPFARVVPRGDRNFGNNTIGVTYLVDQGERAYVERIEIRGNTRTRDYVIRREFDLSEGDAFNQETITRAKRRLEALGYFTSVNISTQQGTAPDRVVLVVDVEDQPTGSFGIGAGYSVGGDGLVLEASVEEKNFLGRGQFIRLAVGGGFEDSRTYNFSFTEPYFLGYRLAAGFDLFKSQTSSNSDYEYEEQGVTFRVTAPITEDLATTVRYTYKQIKYNEDGAFGTDGIARTSDDTLSDPYIDLIEESPWKQSIIGHSFVYNTLDDRTMPREGIYASFTHEYAGLGGDSDYYKVYGKFRYFHPLSDEFDIIGSVSASAGHVIATDGKLNVFDQFQIGGKELRGFDTQGIGARAGDDALGGTTYFTASAEASFPMPLVPQDLNLRGAVFADAGTLYGNDVSTGNSTVVGTDMSLRASVGAGIVWLSPFGPLRFDYAVPVAKEDYDEVQNFRFSMANQF
- a CDS encoding zinc ABC transporter permease — protein: MFDDFFLRAMLAGVGLALTTGPLGCFVIWRRMAYFGDTMAHSALLGVALSLLLSLNLMVSVFVVASMVSLLLLLLQRRQALSADALLGILSHATLAIGLVMVAFMTWVRIDLVAFLFGDILAVDTTDIVVVWVGGAVVLGMIAWLWRPLLAATVNAELAEAEGLQPERARLAFMLLMALVIAIAMKIVGIMLITSLLIIPAATARRFATTPEVMAVFASLIGAVAVVFGLFGSLTYDTPSGPSIVVAALVLFLLSLLPKPGREGAETNRQG
- a CDS encoding zinc ABC transporter substrate-binding protein produces the protein MIKSRAGLFTTTAALLFMPSLAFAAPPEVVVSIKPIHSLVAAIMKGVAEPSLIVEGAASPHTYNMKPSNARALEHADVVFWVGPGLEAFLEKPLDALAGKAKVVELEDAPGITKLPFREGGAFEAHDHGEHEHDEHAEGEHHDDHGAEHAEADGEEAGHADEHHHDEHGGTDMHLWLDPMNAKVMAGAIEATLIEADPANAAHYKANAKALDDELTAMDKEIAETVAPVADKPFIVFHDAYQYFEHRYHVRVAGSITVSPETMPGAERVSQIHAKVKELGAACVFAEPQFEPKLIKVVTEGTDAKSGTLDPEGGAITEGPELYSTLLRGMAKSLADCLSH
- a CDS encoding UDP-3-O-(3-hydroxymyristoyl)glucosamine N-acyltransferase — protein: MEHNHFFPPHEGIALASIAAHVGAELLDQGAGDRMIQSVAPVNRARAGDICYILSRRSKEELKTCEASAIICDKALRSLIPDHIPVLLSSAPAMAFAMAGGLLFPSGLRPIEMVNEAEAISPAAFVDPSARLEPGVRIEPMAVIGADVEIGSGSHIGAGAVIGRGVRIGRNCTIAAGATVQVALIGNNVIIHNGARIGQDGFGYAPGPRGMIKIVQVGRVIIQDNVEIGANTTIDRGTMDDTVIGEGTKIDNLVQIGHNVRIGRHCGIVSQVGIAGSTRIGDGVMLGGACGVNGHITIGDGAQIAAMSGVLSDVPPGGRYGGVPARPMKDYLREVAEMLSRTDSRNKEKEGKND
- a CDS encoding acyl-[acyl-carrier-protein]--UDP-N-acetylglucosamine O-acyltransferase, whose protein sequence is MSMIAASASIHPLAVVDDGAVIGENVKIGPFCRVGSRVKLGDSSELISHVSVTGLTTIGRNAKIFPCAVIGGDPQSVHHAGEETTLTIGDNCTIREGVTMNTGTAEGGGKTVVGNNNLFLANSHVAHDCILGDHIILSNNVMLAGHVKVEDRVILGGGSAVHQFTRIGRQAFIGGLSAVSYDVIPYGMLNGNPGILGGLNVVGMTRAGIERSVIHQVRRAFKQIFEGEGSARVNAAAIREEYLDCPQVIEILDFIAAESDRALSSPHRGKS
- a CDS encoding zinc ABC transporter ATP-binding protein; the protein is MSQPETRNDQPLVMLQEAGIRRSGRWLVRGVEFSVRPGEIVTLIGPNGSGKSTSAKMAIGVLKPDEGRVERKPGLRVGYVPQKLAVDWTMPLTVKRLMSLTGPLPESEIKSALEAVGIAHLASAEVQHLSGGEFQRALLARAIARKPDLLVLDEPVQGVDFSGEIALYDLITSIRNSTGCGILLISHDLHVVMAETDTVICLNGHVCCRGTPAAVSQSPEYMRLFGANAGRTLAVYSHDHDHTHLPDGRVMHSDGSVTEHCHPGDGHHHHDEDHHEHAHEHDHHGHDHAHGGSHRKTTGGETVLISADKGRESNHV
- a CDS encoding lipid-A-disaccharide synthase, which translates into the protein MSDRPLKIAVIAGEVSGDLLGGDLIAALKQRHGGPVELVGVGGDALEREGLRSLFDFSELSVMGLTQVLVRLPRFLSLIRRTAKAIVEARPDVLLIVDSPDFTHRVAKKVRKALPDLPVVNYVCPSVWAWKEYRAKAMLGYVDAVLAVLPFEPEVMRRLGGPATYFVGHRLTTNTRLLETRAARARKLPKRADEQKTIMLLPGSRGAEISALLPVYGQAMIEFTERNGPSRFLMPTVPRQEARVRQMIADWALKPEVLIGEDAKWQAFAEADAAIAASGTVILELALATVPVVSTYKTDWLMKLISHRIKIWTGALPNLIADYPIVPEYLNDYVRPGNLLRMAERLAADTLERQAMLAGFDLAWQRLATERPAGEEGARIVLDLLRGKGVLPKNA